In a single window of the Myxococcus stipitatus genome:
- a CDS encoding response regulator: MGPDEEWEEQAGARPWPLPPLARGTRPRVLLAEDQPEMRALMRGALRRRGYDVVEATDGPGLVQAIIDGLLASQTQVPDLIVTDVRMPGYSGLEVVARLRREGWTTPVILITAFGDAQLHQEAELLGAARVLDKPFAMEDLCDAVGALVPTGH; this comes from the coding sequence ATGGGGCCGGACGAAGAGTGGGAGGAACAAGCGGGAGCCAGGCCGTGGCCGCTCCCTCCGCTGGCGCGTGGCACCCGGCCGCGCGTGCTGTTGGCCGAGGACCAACCGGAGATGCGCGCGCTCATGCGCGGAGCGCTGCGACGGCGCGGCTACGACGTCGTGGAGGCCACCGATGGGCCCGGCCTGGTGCAGGCCATCATCGATGGGTTGCTCGCCAGCCAGACGCAGGTGCCGGACCTCATCGTCACCGACGTGCGCATGCCGGGATACTCGGGCCTGGAGGTCGTCGCGCGGCTGCGGCGCGAGGGCTGGACGACGCCCGTCATCCTCATCACCGCGTTCGGTGACGCGCAGCTCCACCAGGAGGCGGAGCTGCTCGGGGCGGCGCGCGTGCTGGACAAGCCCTTCGCCATGGAGGACCTCTGCGACGCGGTGGGGGCACTCGTGCCGACGGGCCATTGA
- a CDS encoding lysylphosphatidylglycerol synthase domain-containing protein, translated as MHLRRVASLAYIRRVVLTVLPLGLLTMAALVLRHELSELRGGQLLGALKSIPAHRVLLGLACAACNYLALTLYDVLALRHLGRRLPYRQVGFASFVGYAFGHNIGMSFLTGGGVRYRLYAARGLSALDVAQVGTFNALTFWAGLLAVAGVALMVDAGRGAMALLHLSPGWARLLGGALLGVLALYFVLCARVRRPLRVRRLALEVSLPTPRQAVEQLVVSFMDWMLAAMVLWVLLPPGGRVSLATMVALFAVAQLAGLASQVPGGLGVFDSIILAALTPRMPPALVLGILLVYRVIYYLLPFMVAMSMLAAHELLLRRGRRSQRWAPVEQRRREA; from the coding sequence GTGCACCTCCGGAGGGTGGCGTCCCTGGCCTACATCCGTCGGGTGGTGCTGACCGTGTTGCCGCTCGGCCTGCTGACGATGGCCGCCCTCGTCCTGCGCCACGAGCTGTCCGAGCTCCGGGGCGGGCAGCTGCTCGGGGCCTTGAAGTCCATCCCGGCCCACCGCGTGCTGCTGGGCCTGGCGTGCGCGGCGTGCAACTACCTGGCGCTCACGCTGTATGACGTGCTGGCGCTGAGGCACCTGGGCCGCCGGCTGCCCTACCGCCAGGTGGGCTTCGCGTCCTTCGTGGGGTACGCGTTCGGTCACAACATCGGCATGTCGTTCCTCACGGGAGGCGGCGTGCGCTACCGGCTGTACGCGGCCCGGGGGCTCAGCGCGCTGGACGTGGCCCAGGTGGGCACGTTCAACGCGCTGACCTTCTGGGCCGGGTTGCTGGCGGTGGCGGGAGTCGCCCTGATGGTGGACGCGGGGCGGGGCGCGATGGCGCTCCTGCACTTGTCTCCGGGCTGGGCGCGGCTGCTCGGCGGCGCGCTGCTGGGCGTGCTGGCGCTGTACTTCGTGCTCTGCGCGCGCGTGCGCAGACCGCTGCGGGTGCGTCGCCTGGCCCTGGAGGTGTCGCTGCCCACGCCGAGACAGGCCGTGGAGCAGCTCGTCGTGTCCTTCATGGACTGGATGCTGGCGGCGATGGTGCTGTGGGTGCTGCTGCCCCCCGGCGGGCGCGTGTCCCTGGCCACGATGGTGGCCCTGTTCGCCGTGGCGCAGCTGGCCGGGCTCGCCAGCCAGGTGCCGGGCGGGCTGGGCGTGTTCGACTCCATCATCCTCGCCGCGCTGACGCCCCGGATGCCGCCGGCGCTCGTGCTCGGCATCCTGCTCGTCTACCGCGTCATCTACTACCTGCTGCCCTTCATGGTGGCCATGTCGATGCTCGCCGCCCACGAGCTGCTCCTGCGCCGCGGGCGACGCTCCCAACGCTGGGCTCCGGTGGAGCAGAGGCGCCGGGAAGCCTGA
- a CDS encoding PepSY-associated TM helix domain-containing protein, translated as MKLSPRAYEILWDAHAWAGVLASLVLFVTFFLGAFALFAEELAPWQEPYFRAPVAVSEARAVELAQRFAQQEAASRPAWFGISLPTAEEPWLRLWRVASDGAIHPLWVDPVSGRQLGERSDLGEFLNAMHFLEPIPGGAHVTGVASAVMVLLVGTGLLLQLGRMARELVRFRPTASKRVFWSDAHKVIGVVAAPFLLVFALTGGILWLDDWFEPALTRAATKGDPHAKERVADWPLAPAASGRPAGAPDLARALEVARQRFPASTHAWFFFDHLGDENGSVHLPGEQEGTLHAFTHVRVSRAGELIWAREAGGGTAYTRVMDPLYGLHFATWARFPAKVLYALLAFLCAFGILAGNLLWLERRRAKAPNRFDAMLARLTSGVCAGLALAVACLFVANQLLPGGLPDRPRWEHGVFLASWAAGVVGAFLGVAPAVHARRLLLVSSGLLFAVPLLDSALTLRLPFGSGSHHVLATEVGLVSLALLLAGGAVAIRRLQRVSVPSSSPEAPDVPEPLPG; from the coding sequence GTGAAGCTGTCGCCCCGGGCCTATGAAATCCTCTGGGACGCGCATGCCTGGGCGGGGGTGCTCGCGTCGCTGGTCCTCTTCGTGACCTTCTTCCTGGGCGCGTTCGCGCTCTTCGCCGAGGAGCTGGCGCCCTGGCAGGAGCCGTACTTCCGCGCGCCCGTCGCCGTGTCCGAGGCGCGGGCGGTGGAGCTGGCGCAGCGCTTCGCCCAGCAGGAGGCGGCGTCGAGGCCCGCGTGGTTCGGCATCTCCCTGCCCACCGCGGAGGAGCCGTGGCTGCGCCTGTGGCGGGTGGCCTCCGACGGCGCCATCCATCCGCTCTGGGTGGACCCCGTCTCCGGGCGACAGCTCGGCGAGCGCAGCGACCTGGGCGAGTTCCTCAACGCGATGCACTTCCTGGAGCCGATTCCCGGCGGCGCGCACGTGACGGGCGTCGCGTCGGCCGTGATGGTGCTGCTGGTGGGCACGGGGCTGCTGCTCCAGCTCGGGCGCATGGCGCGGGAGCTCGTGCGCTTCCGTCCCACCGCGTCGAAGCGGGTCTTCTGGTCGGACGCGCACAAGGTCATCGGCGTGGTGGCGGCGCCCTTCCTGCTCGTCTTCGCGCTCACCGGCGGCATCCTCTGGTTGGACGACTGGTTCGAGCCCGCGTTGACGCGCGCGGCGACGAAGGGCGACCCGCATGCGAAGGAGCGCGTCGCGGACTGGCCGCTGGCGCCCGCCGCGTCCGGCAGGCCCGCGGGTGCGCCCGACCTGGCCCGGGCGCTCGAGGTGGCGAGGCAGCGCTTCCCGGCGTCGACCCATGCCTGGTTCTTCTTCGACCACCTGGGCGACGAGAACGGCTCCGTGCACCTGCCAGGAGAGCAGGAGGGCACGCTGCACGCCTTCACCCACGTGCGTGTGTCGCGCGCGGGCGAGCTCATCTGGGCCCGCGAGGCGGGCGGCGGCACCGCGTACACGCGGGTGATGGACCCGCTCTATGGCCTGCACTTCGCCACGTGGGCGCGCTTCCCCGCCAAGGTGCTCTACGCGCTGCTCGCCTTCCTCTGTGCCTTCGGCATCCTCGCGGGCAACCTGCTGTGGCTGGAGCGGCGCCGCGCGAAGGCGCCGAACCGCTTCGACGCCATGCTCGCGCGGCTGACCTCGGGCGTGTGCGCGGGGCTGGCGCTGGCCGTCGCGTGCCTGTTCGTCGCCAACCAGCTGTTGCCCGGCGGGCTCCCGGACCGCCCCCGCTGGGAGCACGGCGTCTTCCTGGCCTCGTGGGCGGCGGGCGTGGTCGGCGCCTTCCTGGGCGTGGCGCCCGCGGTCCACGCGCGTCGGCTGCTGCTCGTCTCCAGCGGCCTGCTGTTCGCGGTGCCGCTGCTCGACTCGGCGCTGACGCTCCGGCTCCCCTTCGGCTCGGGCTCGCACCACGTGCTCGCGACGGAGGTGGGCCTGGTGTCGCTGGCGCTGCTGCTCGCGGGCGGGGCGGTCGCCATCCGCCGCCTCCAGCGTGTCTCCGTGCCCTCCTCTTCACCCGAGGCGCCCGACGTCCCGGAGCCGCTCCCGGGCTGA